Proteins from one Mugil cephalus isolate CIBA_MC_2020 chromosome 15, CIBA_Mcephalus_1.1, whole genome shotgun sequence genomic window:
- the LOC125021510 gene encoding odorant receptor 131-2-like, producing MSSGNQSVSNVTSELQYQGVLERLLFSMLTTVSCCVFLFINGTMLFVLRSKPVFRETCRYVLLYNLLVADTVQLALSQTLYVVAACRVMLSYPVCGVLTFLARLTFVISPLTLVVMSLERYVAVCYPLKHATIITVRNTGLAIVLVWAFSSLNIIIRVVLLLQFPFEDLHSLQMKDFCSGVVMRLGSGSADYDEGFTCLVFVSASVVIVSTYVSVTLAARSASTDKASTQKARNTLLLHLVQLGLSLSSTLYIPLLTVLYRITRIIFVRIQNVLYMFIVIFPRCLSSFIYGIRDQSIRPVLMHHLCCQLKVGLVRPGRSP from the coding sequence ATGTCCAGTGGAAACCAATCTGTGTCTAATGTTACTTCTGAGCTGCAGTATCAGGGTGTGTTGGAGAGACTGTTGTTTTCCATGTTGACTACAGTTTCATGCTGTGTCTTTCTCTTCATTAACGGGaccatgttgtttgtgttgaggaGTAAACCGGTGTTCAGGGAGACCTGCCGCTACGTTCTGCTGTACAACCTCCTCGTTGCAGATACTGTACAGTTGGCACTGAGCCAAACACTTTACGTGGTCGCAGCTTGTAGAGTGATGCTGTCGTATCCTGTTTGTGGTGTTCTCACCTTTCTTGCCAGACTCACATTTGTGATCTCTCCTCTGACTCTGGTGGTGATGTCTCTGGAGAGGTATGTAGCCGTGTGCTACCCACTCAAACATGCTACCATCATCACGGTCAGAAACACAGGGCTGGCTATCGTCCTAGTCTGGGCCTTCAGTTCACTAAATATAATCATTCGAGTGGTTTTGCTCTTACAGTTTCCTTTTGAAGACCTCCATAGTCTGCAGATGAAAGACTTCTGTTCTGGCGTAGTTATGCGTCTTGGGTCAGGTTCTGCTGATTATGACGAAGGTTTTActtgtttggtgtttgtgtcagCCAGCGTGGTCATTGTGTCCACGTACGTCAGTGTGACGCTAGCAGCCAGGTCGGCCTCCACCGACAAAGCTTCGACCCAAAAAGCTCGTAACACTCTGCTTCTGCACCTGGTTCAGCTGGGCCTCAGTCTCTCTTCAACCTTGTACATCCCGTTACTCACGGTTCTGTACAGAATTACGAGGATAATATTTGTACGCATCCAgaatgttttatatatgttcATTGTCATCTTCCCCAGATGTCTGAGCTCTTTCATTTATGGCATCAGAGACCAGAGCATCAGACCCGTCCTCATGCACCATCTCTGCTGTCAACTCAAAGTTGGTTTGGTCCGGCCGGGGCGGTCACCCTGA